The following coding sequences lie in one Vicinamibacterales bacterium genomic window:
- a CDS encoding VirB8/TrbF family protein, translated as MEMTVADLHPKTLENAKRQFVELYGSALVMNTYLKIALLLVSLLALGLLGLDFYIASTYARVKPLVVRIDAVGRAEAVQYDATTYQPQAPEIRYFLTQFVVKHFSRIRATVEREYPDSLLFLEQSLADATIAQDQQSRAIETFVASRSADEVDVVVQNVSLSELAKPPYKASVAFQRVVYTPGTRHERSRQTFVAQIDFIFRDHVPNEFVRVNPLGMEIRYFRVDQAFEEPR; from the coding sequence ATGGAGATGACGGTCGCCGACCTGCACCCCAAGACGCTCGAGAACGCCAAGCGGCAGTTTGTGGAGTTGTACGGCTCCGCCCTGGTCATGAACACGTATCTCAAGATCGCCTTGCTCCTGGTCTCGCTGCTCGCGTTGGGCCTGCTCGGCCTGGACTTCTACATCGCCTCCACGTACGCCCGCGTGAAGCCCCTGGTCGTCCGCATCGACGCCGTGGGGCGAGCCGAGGCCGTGCAGTACGACGCCACCACCTACCAGCCCCAGGCGCCCGAGATTCGGTACTTCCTGACGCAGTTCGTCGTGAAGCACTTCAGCCGCATACGGGCGACGGTCGAGCGCGAGTATCCCGACTCGCTCCTGTTCCTGGAACAGTCCCTGGCGGACGCGACGATTGCGCAGGACCAGCAAAGCCGGGCCATCGAGACCTTCGTCGCCAGCCGGTCCGCCGACGAGGTGGACGTCGTCGTCCAGAACGTCAGCCTGAGCGAGTTGGCAAAGCCGCCGTACAAGGCCTCGGTCGCGTTCCAGCGCGTCGTGTACACCCCCGGCACCCGGCACGAACGGAGCCGTCAGACCTTCGTCGCCCAGATTGATTTCATCTTTCGCGACCACGTGCCGAACGAGTTCGTTCGCGTGAATCCGCTCGGCATGGAGATCCGGTACTTCCGCGTGGACCAGGCCTTCGAGGAGCCGCGGTGA
- a CDS encoding type IV secretion system protein, translating into MPPQPALNLLPTVQGAIDNLLTVYEPEFLRFGYQLFIAFATIVIAWQGITMMFSRDGLAEQMFDFAKLLLFVSFGYAFIAFYQAPIPGIGLSFSNLITDQAHFFLSVLEARAFDNIYHHFDELSDHFLQPDAWAILANLIYWSVLLLIAIAKAVSLGVVSFGLIATAVCGLLGPIFVPFFIVPKLDWLFWGWLKSFIQYSFIPVVAVAFLMIFEQFVFRYVTTLPPTITAADYGIYGLQAFAVVGTFVLGILMVPSLTSSIFSGRSGESVLPSSVNVTRLFRR; encoded by the coding sequence GTGCCGCCACAACCTGCGCTCAATCTGCTGCCGACCGTGCAGGGGGCCATCGACAACCTGCTGACGGTCTACGAACCGGAGTTCCTCCGCTTCGGGTACCAGCTCTTCATCGCGTTCGCCACCATCGTGATCGCCTGGCAGGGCATCACCATGATGTTCTCCCGGGACGGCTTGGCCGAGCAGATGTTCGACTTCGCGAAGCTCTTGCTGTTTGTCTCGTTCGGCTACGCGTTCATCGCCTTCTACCAGGCCCCCATCCCGGGGATCGGTCTCTCGTTCAGCAACCTCATCACCGACCAGGCCCACTTCTTCCTGAGCGTCCTCGAGGCGAGGGCCTTCGACAACATCTACCACCACTTCGACGAGCTGTCGGACCACTTCCTGCAGCCGGACGCGTGGGCGATTCTCGCGAATCTCATCTACTGGTCGGTGCTCCTGCTGATCGCCATCGCGAAGGCCGTCTCCCTGGGGGTGGTCTCGTTCGGCCTGATCGCCACGGCGGTCTGCGGTCTGCTTGGCCCGATCTTCGTCCCGTTCTTCATTGTGCCGAAGCTCGACTGGCTGTTCTGGGGCTGGCTGAAGTCGTTCATCCAGTACTCGTTCATCCCGGTCGTGGCCGTGGCGTTCCTGATGATCTTCGAGCAGTTCGTCTTCCGGTACGTGACCACGCTGCCGCCGACGATTACGGCCGCCGACTACGGGATCTACGGATTGCAGGCGTTCGCGGTGGTCGGCACGTTTGTTCTCGGAATCCTGATGGTGCCGTCGCTGACGAGTTCAATCTTCTCGGGCCGTAGCGGTGAGAGCGTCCTGCCATCGAGTGTGAATGTGACGCGTCTGTTCCGACGATAA
- a CDS encoding TrbI/VirB10 family protein has product MAESPDPTATPTVTDHRPVPRPALPRHLQTWLMAALAFGMLVIIFLTGKPAQSTRQSAPPPIQPASAGRVRDYQDRLRALEAQAVQEEQAAALRSTPPAAAPPLEPQAGHAAEDPIVAEKKRRDYESLFAGNVVMSRRPASERPDEPQVQASARAGERVASTPSIDEIADAAVRATARTRTAVGGPTDNVPGAAPLATQMPSSLPQSLTRPVAQTTPGHTEPLTDTGPFYRVLEGTLIDTVLTNRLDGGATAPVDCLVTTPLYSHSGRRVLIPAGARLLGETKPVQAFGETRLAVAFHRLILPDGSTYALNQFQGLNQIGDAGLRDKVNQHYLSTFGAAAAVGLISGFAQYLATSGVGSGTGDHTVVIAGGATEATAQAAMQVMNRFLNRLPTITIREGHRVAVYVTTDFDLPAYQPLFVPES; this is encoded by the coding sequence ATGGCGGAGTCCCCCGACCCCACCGCCACGCCGACCGTGACCGACCATCGGCCCGTGCCGCGCCCCGCCCTGCCCCGTCATCTGCAGACCTGGCTCATGGCGGCGCTGGCGTTCGGCATGCTCGTCATCATCTTCTTGACGGGCAAGCCGGCCCAGAGCACGCGCCAGTCAGCTCCCCCACCGATCCAGCCGGCGAGCGCGGGTCGTGTGCGGGACTACCAGGACCGCCTCCGCGCCCTCGAAGCCCAGGCTGTTCAGGAGGAGCAGGCCGCGGCACTCCGGTCCACCCCGCCCGCCGCGGCTCCGCCGTTGGAGCCGCAGGCGGGCCACGCCGCCGAGGATCCCATCGTCGCCGAGAAGAAGCGCCGCGACTACGAAAGCCTCTTCGCCGGCAACGTCGTCATGAGCCGGCGGCCAGCCAGCGAACGCCCGGACGAGCCGCAGGTACAGGCGTCCGCTCGCGCGGGTGAGCGAGTCGCTTCGACGCCCTCGATTGACGAGATCGCCGACGCGGCGGTGCGCGCGACCGCGCGCACCCGGACGGCGGTCGGCGGGCCGACGGACAACGTCCCCGGCGCGGCGCCACTGGCGACTCAGATGCCAAGTTCGCTGCCACAGTCGCTGACACGGCCGGTCGCCCAGACGACGCCCGGGCACACGGAGCCGTTGACCGACACCGGGCCGTTCTACCGGGTCCTGGAAGGCACGCTCATCGATACGGTGTTGACGAATCGTCTCGATGGGGGCGCGACGGCTCCCGTGGACTGCCTCGTGACGACGCCGCTCTACTCCCACAGCGGCCGGCGGGTCCTGATTCCCGCTGGCGCCCGGTTGCTGGGAGAGACGAAGCCCGTGCAGGCCTTCGGCGAGACGCGGCTGGCGGTCGCCTTCCATCGACTGATCCTCCCGGACGGCAGCACGTACGCGCTGAATCAGTTTCAGGGATTGAACCAGATCGGTGACGCCGGCCTCCGGGACAAGGTCAACCAGCACTACCTCTCGACCTTCGGAGCCGCGGCGGCCGTCGGGCTGATCTCCGGCTTCGCGCAGTATCTGGCCACCTCGGGGGTGGGGTCGGGAACTGGTGATCACACCGTGGTCATCGCGGGTGGGGCGACGGAGGCGACGGCCCAGGCCGCGATGCAGGTCATGAACCGGTTCCTCAACCGCCTGCCCACGATCACGATCCGCGAAGGCCACCGCGTGGCCGTCTACGTCACGACGGATTTCGACCTGCCGGCGTATCAGCCACTGTTCGTGCCGGAGTCTTGA
- a CDS encoding TrbG/VirB9 family P-type conjugative transfer protein, with protein sequence MRVLSVALGLLLVGAQATAQHPPDPSAAGVREVSASARSVIPLQTRVRFTTMIVLPEGEEILDVVCGDKEFWIISATHNMAHVKPAKEGTSTNLNLVTGSGAVYSFLLTERGGAATPDLKVYVNADPNAAPTRTKFYSAAEVERLKAEVAEARSATEAAERHATETIAAQRQDYPSHLQFVYGAPKYAKPFLVRAIWHDGEFTYIKTDAQELPALYELKDGKAAVVNFQVHGGTYVVPKVLDRGYLALGDQRLLFGQQGQ encoded by the coding sequence ATGAGAGTCCTGTCGGTCGCACTCGGACTGCTCCTCGTCGGCGCACAGGCCACGGCGCAGCACCCGCCGGATCCGTCGGCGGCGGGCGTCCGTGAAGTGTCGGCCTCGGCACGCAGTGTCATTCCGCTCCAGACTCGCGTCCGCTTCACCACGATGATCGTCCTGCCTGAGGGCGAGGAGATCCTCGACGTGGTCTGCGGCGACAAGGAGTTCTGGATCATCAGCGCCACGCACAACATGGCGCACGTCAAGCCGGCGAAGGAAGGGACCTCCACCAACCTGAACCTCGTCACGGGGAGCGGGGCCGTCTATTCGTTCCTGCTCACCGAGCGGGGTGGCGCGGCGACTCCCGATCTGAAGGTATACGTGAACGCGGATCCGAATGCCGCGCCCACCAGGACGAAGTTCTACAGCGCCGCCGAGGTGGAGCGTCTGAAGGCCGAAGTGGCGGAGGCTCGCTCCGCGACCGAGGCGGCCGAACGCCATGCGACTGAGACTATCGCCGCCCAGCGACAGGACTACCCCTCGCACCTGCAGTTCGTCTACGGCGCGCCGAAGTACGCCAAGCCCTTCTTGGTGCGGGCGATCTGGCACGACGGCGAGTTCACCTACATCAAGACCGACGCGCAGGAGTTGCCGGCGCTGTACGAATTGAAGGACGGCAAGGCCGCCGTCGTGAACTTCCAGGTTCACGGCGGCACCTACGTCGTGCCGAAGGTCCTCGACCGCGGGTACCTGGCGCTCGGCGACCAGCGCCTGCTGTTTGGCCAGCAAGGACAGTAG
- a CDS encoding VirB3 family type IV secretion system protein codes for MADSQTYRPVYKALHRPLTIGGVDRRLFFLALLLGAATFNLFYSLLAGVLMFAGLYGFALWAGSHDPEMLRILLASARHRDRYDPGKCGPVDLEVRRC; via the coding sequence ATGGCAGACAGCCAGACGTACCGCCCCGTCTACAAAGCGCTCCACCGGCCGCTCACGATCGGCGGCGTGGACCGCCGCCTGTTCTTCCTCGCGCTCCTGCTCGGGGCGGCCACCTTCAACCTGTTCTATTCGCTCCTGGCCGGCGTCCTGATGTTCGCCGGTCTCTACGGCTTCGCGCTCTGGGCCGGGAGCCACGACCCGGAGATGCTCCGGATTCTCCTCGCCTCGGCCCGGCACCGCGACCGGTACGACCCGGGCAAGTGCGGCCCCGTCGACCTGGAGGTCCGGCGATGCTGA
- a CDS encoding TrbC/VirB2 family protein, which translates to MSSDVVRSIRRTAALACAALLLMPALVFAQSPWERAAANLEAAFTGTLARSLALVAIVIGGLMFMFGEGGAKRQISGIVFGGGLALFAAQFLAWLF; encoded by the coding sequence ATGTCCAGCGACGTTGTCCGTTCCATCCGCCGCACGGCCGCCCTGGCGTGTGCCGCGCTGCTGCTCATGCCCGCCCTGGTGTTCGCGCAGTCCCCCTGGGAGCGCGCCGCCGCCAACCTCGAGGCCGCCTTTACGGGCACGCTCGCCCGGTCACTCGCCCTGGTGGCGATCGTGATCGGCGGCCTGATGTTCATGTTCGGTGAAGGCGGCGCCAAGCGCCAGATCTCGGGCATCGTCTTTGGCGGGGGACTCGCGCTCTTTGCCGCGCAGTTCCTCGCCTGGCTGTTCTGA
- a CDS encoding helicase-related protein yields MTKLDDLTPNAAVRGVLPDGLVTVVSVQWFGSEALELTYKTAAGKVANELLYRDDEARLEIVEQGRPWSFDGDGGLFRLVSEAQRIRLAHLFDPVLAVHTSVVEPLPHQITAVYEAMLPRQPLRFLLADDPGAGKTIMAGLLIKELIARGDLQRCLIVCPGSLAEQWQDELYRRFHLPFEILTNDKLEAARTGNWFLEANLVIARLDKLSRNEDVQEKLKVPDGRWDLVVCDEAHKMSATVFGGEIKYTKRYRLGQLLSTLTRHFLLMTATPHNGKEEDFQLFMALLDGDRFEGRFRDGVHSSDVSDLMRRMVKENLLKFDGTPLFPERIAYTVPYRLCDAEAHLYKEVTNYVREEFNRAEALENDKRAGTVGFALTILQRRLASSPEAIYQSLRRRRERLESRLRELELLARAAEVTPALIASQPTLDADDVEDLDDAPDNEVQEAEEQILDQATAARTIAELKAEIATLQRLEVLAQAVRRSGQDRKWRELATLLSEIFTSAAVANRVAEGPPPYGAGPIAPPASSPTQKLVLFTEHRDTLSYLEGRITTLLGRKEAVVVIHGGMGREDRMKVQEAFRHDPEVQVLLATDAAGEGINLQRAHLMVNYDLPWNPNRLEQRFGRIHRIGQTEVCHLWNLVAEETREGDVYRKLLEKLEQARQALGGQVFDVLGKLQFEGRALRDLLIEAIRYGDQPEVRARLTRVVEQALDRGQLQSLLEERALAHDAMDVSRVQRIREDMERAEARRLQPHYIESFFHAAFQRLGGTSKRREPRRYEVTHVPAAVRSRDRLIGIGEPVLPRYERIAFEKSLVAPVGQPLAAFVCPGHPLLDAVIDLTLERHQDLLKRGAVLVDERDPGLQPRVLFYLEHAIQDATPTRSGDRRVISKRMFYVELAADGTARHVHYAPYLDYRPLAEGEPTVETILHRPECAWITREIEQKAQGHAVAHIVPEHVQEVRGTRLGLIAKTEAAVKERLTKEITYWDHRAEQLKLQEQAGKPNARLNSGEARKRADGLQGRLQKRLEDLRLEAQLSALPPVVLGGALVVPAGLLAAMTGRTEPAVTHPVDTQVSAARARAIIMDVERRLGFDPTDREFDKLGYDIESRVPGTGKLRFIEVKGRVESAATITVTRNEILYSLNKPDDFILAIVEFGQDGTHRIHYCREPFRREPDFGVTSVNYDFGELLARAGEPQ; encoded by the coding sequence ATGACCAAGCTTGACGATCTCACGCCCAACGCCGCCGTCCGCGGCGTCCTCCCGGACGGCCTCGTCACCGTCGTCAGCGTGCAGTGGTTCGGGTCGGAAGCTCTCGAACTCACGTACAAGACGGCCGCCGGCAAGGTCGCGAACGAACTGCTCTATCGCGATGACGAGGCGCGGCTCGAGATCGTCGAGCAGGGACGGCCGTGGAGCTTCGACGGCGACGGCGGCTTGTTTCGGCTGGTGTCCGAGGCGCAGCGAATTCGCCTCGCACACCTGTTCGACCCCGTTCTCGCCGTCCACACGTCCGTTGTCGAGCCGCTGCCTCACCAGATCACGGCCGTCTACGAGGCGATGCTGCCGCGCCAGCCGCTCCGGTTCCTCCTGGCGGACGACCCGGGCGCCGGCAAGACCATCATGGCGGGCTTGCTGATCAAGGAGTTGATCGCCCGCGGCGATTTGCAGCGGTGCCTCATTGTCTGCCCAGGCAGCCTCGCCGAGCAGTGGCAGGATGAGTTGTACCGCCGTTTCCACTTACCCTTCGAGATCCTAACGAACGACAAGCTCGAGGCCGCCAGGACCGGCAACTGGTTCCTGGAGGCGAACCTCGTGATCGCGCGTCTCGACAAGCTCTCGCGCAACGAGGACGTGCAAGAGAAGCTCAAGGTGCCCGACGGCCGGTGGGATCTGGTCGTGTGCGACGAGGCACACAAGATGTCCGCGACGGTATTCGGCGGCGAAATCAAGTACACGAAGCGCTACCGCCTCGGACAACTGCTCTCCACCCTGACCCGGCACTTCCTCTTGATGACGGCCACGCCGCACAACGGCAAGGAGGAGGACTTCCAGCTGTTCATGGCGCTCCTCGACGGTGACCGCTTCGAAGGGCGATTCCGGGACGGCGTGCACTCCTCCGACGTGTCGGACCTGATGCGACGGATGGTCAAGGAGAACCTGCTCAAGTTCGACGGGACGCCTCTGTTCCCCGAGCGCATCGCCTACACGGTCCCCTACCGGCTATGCGACGCGGAAGCGCACCTGTACAAAGAAGTCACCAACTACGTGCGCGAGGAGTTCAATCGGGCGGAGGCGCTCGAGAACGACAAGCGTGCGGGCACGGTCGGCTTCGCGCTGACGATTCTGCAGCGACGACTCGCGTCATCCCCAGAGGCGATCTACCAGTCACTCCGACGCCGTCGGGAACGCCTCGAGAGCCGGCTGAGGGAATTGGAGTTGCTCGCCAGGGCGGCGGAGGTCACCCCGGCCCTCATCGCCAGCCAACCCACGCTCGATGCGGATGACGTTGAGGACCTGGATGACGCGCCGGACAACGAGGTGCAGGAGGCCGAGGAGCAGATCCTCGACCAGGCCACCGCGGCGCGCACGATCGCCGAGTTGAAGGCCGAGATCGCGACGCTGCAGCGGCTGGAGGTGCTCGCCCAGGCCGTGCGGCGGAGCGGCCAGGACAGGAAATGGCGGGAACTGGCCACCCTCCTCAGCGAGATCTTCACCTCCGCGGCCGTCGCCAATCGCGTCGCCGAGGGGCCGCCCCCATATGGTGCCGGCCCGATCGCTCCCCCCGCGTCGTCGCCAACTCAGAAGCTGGTGCTGTTCACCGAGCACCGCGACACGCTCTCGTACCTGGAAGGCCGCATCACCACACTGCTCGGCCGTAAGGAGGCGGTGGTGGTGATCCACGGCGGCATGGGCCGCGAAGATCGCATGAAGGTGCAGGAAGCCTTCCGGCACGACCCGGAGGTCCAGGTGCTCCTCGCGACCGATGCCGCCGGGGAGGGCATCAATCTCCAGCGCGCGCACCTGATGGTCAATTACGATCTGCCCTGGAACCCGAACCGCCTTGAGCAGCGATTTGGCCGCATCCATCGCATCGGTCAGACCGAGGTCTGCCACCTGTGGAACCTGGTGGCCGAGGAGACGCGCGAGGGCGATGTCTACCGAAAGCTGCTGGAGAAACTCGAACAGGCGCGGCAGGCCCTGGGTGGCCAGGTCTTCGACGTCCTCGGCAAGCTGCAATTCGAAGGTCGTGCCCTCCGCGACCTGCTCATCGAGGCGATTCGGTATGGTGACCAGCCGGAGGTGCGAGCGCGCCTGACCCGCGTCGTGGAACAAGCGCTCGATCGCGGTCAGCTCCAGAGCCTGCTCGAGGAACGCGCGCTCGCGCACGACGCGATGGACGTCAGTCGCGTGCAGCGGATTCGCGAGGACATGGAACGGGCGGAAGCCCGACGACTGCAGCCGCACTACATCGAGTCCTTCTTCCACGCCGCCTTTCAGCGCCTGGGTGGGACGTCGAAGCGCCGCGAGCCGAGGCGCTACGAGGTGACGCACGTACCGGCGGCCGTGCGGAGCCGGGACCGGCTCATCGGCATCGGCGAACCGGTGCTGCCGCGGTACGAACGCATTGCCTTCGAGAAGTCGCTGGTCGCGCCGGTCGGCCAACCGTTGGCCGCCTTCGTGTGTCCGGGCCACCCGCTGCTCGATGCCGTCATCGACCTCACCCTCGAGCGGCATCAGGATCTGCTCAAGCGAGGCGCGGTGCTCGTGGACGAGCGCGACCCTGGTCTGCAGCCGCGGGTCCTCTTCTACCTCGAACACGCGATTCAGGACGCGACGCCCACCCGGAGCGGCGACCGGCGTGTTATCTCCAAGCGAATGTTCTACGTCGAACTGGCCGCGGACGGCACGGCGCGACACGTCCACTACGCCCCGTACCTCGACTACCGGCCGCTGGCGGAAGGGGAGCCGACCGTCGAGACCATCCTCCACCGTCCGGAGTGCGCGTGGATCACGCGAGAGATCGAGCAGAAAGCGCAGGGGCACGCCGTCGCCCACATCGTGCCCGAACACGTACAGGAGGTGCGCGGGACCCGGCTCGGCCTGATCGCCAAGACCGAGGCCGCCGTCAAGGAGAGGCTGACCAAGGAGATCACCTACTGGGACCACCGGGCCGAGCAACTGAAGCTCCAGGAGCAGGCGGGCAAGCCGAACGCCCGGCTCAATTCAGGCGAGGCTCGGAAGCGAGCCGACGGGCTCCAGGGGCGGTTGCAGAAGCGGTTGGAGGACTTGAGGCTCGAAGCGCAGCTTTCCGCGCTGCCGCCCGTCGTGCTCGGCGGTGCGCTGGTGGTGCCCGCGGGTCTGCTCGCCGCAATGACCGGCAGGACCGAGCCGGCCGTGACGCATCCCGTTGACACTCAGGTCAGCGCCGCCCGCGCACGCGCCATCATCATGGACGTCGAGCGCCGTCTCGGCTTCGACCCGACGGACCGGGAGTTCGATAAGCTGGGCTACGACATCGAGAGCAGGGTGCCAGGGACTGGAAAGCTGCGGTTCATCGAAGTCAAGGGACGGGTCGAGTCCGCCGCGACGATCACGGTGACGCGGAACGAGATCCTCTACTCGCTGAACAAGCCGGACGACTTCATCCTGGCCATCGTCGAATTCGGCCAAGATGGCACCCATCGCATCCACTATTGTCGCGAGCCGTTCCGCCGTGAGCCGGACTTCGGGGTGACGAGCGTGAACTACGACTTTGGCGAACTGTTGGCGCGGGCGGGAGAGCCGCAATGA
- a CDS encoding helix-turn-helix domain-containing protein, translating to MTARLRVFVSSVQNELEDERLIVQNLVNTDAFLSSHCAPVLYEFEPASPDRALEGCLTALNTCQVYLLIVGLQYGTIVDGLSITHAEYRRAKDRTLPVLAFIKGDRRVKREPGTTALLDELDADGPKYKRFGNVIELQKEVRAALVRLLRDRFAIAPTSDENETAHQTIEATSPFESRQVARMRWRDLERVVARRLIGVAEQRQPDGISDEDLLTGVSLRGLVWHEASSGEHYATAAGIVLLARDPSAVFPQCRILADAYRGAEPDGDPRDHEDIREPMPVAIERALAFIDRNTRHPMRVVGLNRVRLDEYPASGLREALVNAVAHRQYEDAGRKIMLEVFADRVVVSSPGLPPAPITLAALRRGKYRPCSRNPVLAQCLSYFHRIEERGSGFRRMRDQMLDHGLDQPLLGTDTGYFQVTFPGPGDNIDRLRVPEKQLLIGPAVETQLNERQRKMAVMLAEGQALTSRRCEDEFGVTRDTAARDFNLLLELGLARKEGRGRSTRYVLGSSG from the coding sequence ATGACGGCTAGGCTGAGAGTCTTCGTCAGCTCGGTTCAGAACGAACTGGAGGATGAACGCCTCATCGTCCAGAACCTGGTGAACACCGACGCGTTCCTTTCGTCCCATTGCGCACCGGTGCTCTACGAGTTCGAGCCCGCTTCCCCAGACCGGGCACTCGAGGGGTGCTTGACCGCGCTGAACACTTGCCAGGTGTACCTGCTCATCGTCGGGCTCCAATACGGCACCATCGTCGACGGGTTGTCGATCACGCACGCCGAGTATCGCCGCGCCAAGGACCGCACGCTCCCGGTGCTGGCCTTCATCAAGGGGGACCGACGAGTCAAGCGCGAGCCGGGCACGACCGCTCTGCTCGACGAGCTCGACGCGGACGGCCCCAAGTACAAGCGCTTCGGGAACGTGATCGAACTGCAGAAGGAAGTCCGCGCAGCGCTGGTCAGGCTCCTCCGCGATCGGTTCGCGATCGCGCCCACGAGCGACGAGAACGAAACGGCCCATCAGACCATCGAGGCGACGTCTCCGTTCGAATCCCGGCAGGTCGCTCGGATGCGGTGGCGAGATCTCGAGAGGGTTGTCGCGCGCCGACTCATCGGCGTGGCCGAGCAGCGCCAGCCGGACGGGATCTCCGACGAGGATCTCCTCACCGGCGTGTCTCTCCGCGGACTGGTGTGGCACGAGGCGTCGTCGGGGGAACATTACGCCACGGCCGCCGGGATCGTGCTCCTGGCACGTGATCCCTCGGCGGTCTTTCCTCAGTGCCGCATCCTGGCCGACGCGTATCGGGGCGCCGAACCGGACGGTGATCCTCGGGACCACGAGGATATCCGCGAGCCGATGCCGGTCGCCATTGAGCGCGCCCTGGCGTTCATCGATCGCAACACCCGGCATCCGATGCGCGTCGTTGGGCTCAATCGCGTCCGACTGGACGAGTACCCGGCGTCCGGGCTGCGCGAGGCGCTCGTCAACGCCGTGGCCCACCGACAGTATGAGGACGCAGGGCGCAAGATCATGCTCGAGGTCTTTGCCGACCGCGTCGTGGTATCGAGCCCCGGCCTGCCGCCGGCGCCCATCACGTTGGCGGCGTTGCGGAGAGGCAAGTACCGGCCTTGTTCACGCAACCCCGTTCTCGCGCAGTGCCTGTCCTACTTCCATCGGATCGAGGAGCGTGGCAGCGGGTTCCGCCGTATGCGCGACCAGATGCTCGACCACGGCCTCGATCAGCCGTTGCTCGGGACGGACACGGGCTATTTCCAGGTCACGTTCCCGGGACCGGGCGACAACATCGACCGCCTGCGAGTTCCAGAGAAGCAACTGCTGATCGGTCCCGCGGTGGAAACACAGCTCAATGAACGGCAGCGGAAGATGGCCGTGATGCTCGCCGAAGGCCAGGCGCTGACAAGCCGGCGATGTGAAGACGAGTTTGGTGTGACCCGAGACACCGCCGCGCGGGACTTCAACCTGTTGCTCGAGCTGGGCTTGGCCAGGAAGGAGGGGCGGGGACGTTCGACGAGGTACGTCCTCGGCTCCAGCGGCTAA